In Piliocolobus tephrosceles isolate RC106 chromosome 18, ASM277652v3, whole genome shotgun sequence, the DNA window TACTCGTcttttttgcattgatgtttcaTTAGTTTATGCAGTAATTCAGATAATTCAGTTACTAGCGTGAGTACACCTAGCACAAACAACATGGGAATAAACAAAACTGAATCATAGCAGGCCTAGGATTTAACTGGTGGGAGCAGCAGTGAGATGACCTACTAGCCATGAGCACAGTGTTTGTCATCAATTGAGTTTTACAGAGGAAAGAGTAATGTTAAGTTAAAGTGATAAGATAATTAGGTGGAAGTCAGTTTAAGAACTTCTGTAAGATAATTGTGAAAATTGAGGTTCTTGGACTAGCAAAAAGACCATAGATTTTAGGTCAAACTAGGTTTACTTCTGGCTCTGCCGCTTCCTAGCTTTGTGAAGAACTCTAAAACTTACCTGTAACCAGATATTTAGCTTAAAAGGTGCATTCTGTGATTTGTCTTTATATGGATCATTGAAGTACATGTTGATTCttatgaaatgttttctttctaacaggTTGTAAAATTAAAGCACTGAGAGCCAAGACAAACACGTATATCAAGACTCCTGTTCGTGGTGAAGAACCCATTTTTGTTGTCACTGGAAGGAAAGAAGATGTTGCCATGGCCAAAAGAGAGATCCTCTCAGCTGCAGAGCACTTCTCCATGATTCGTGCATCTCGAAACAAAAATGGGCCTGCCCTGGGAGGATTGTCATGTAGTCCTAATCTGCCCGGTCAAACCACCGTCCAAGTCAGGGTCCCTTATCGTGTGGTAGGATTAGTGGTTGGACCCAAAGGAGCAACTATTAAAAGAATTCAGCAGCAGACCCACACCTACATAGTAACTCCGAGCAGAGATAAGGAACCTGTCTTTGAAGTGACAGGGATGCCTGAAAATGTCGACCGAGCACgggaagaaatagaaatgcatATTGCCATGCGTACGGGAAACTATATAGAGCTCAATGAAGAGAATGATTTCCATTACAATGGTACCGATGTAAGCTTTGAAGGTGGCACTCTTGGCTCTGCGTGGCTCTCCTCCAATCCTGTTCCTCCTAGCCGCGCGAGAATGATATCCAATTATCGAAATGATAGTTCCAGTTCTCTAGGAAGTGGCTCCACAGATTCCTACTTTGGAAGCAATAGGCTGGCTGACTTTAGCCCAACAAGCCCATTTAGCACCGGAAACTTCTGGTTTGGAGATACACTACCATCTGTAGGCTCAGAAGACCTTGCAGTTGACTCTCCTGCCTTTGACTCTTTACCAACATCTGCTCAAACTATCTGGACTCCATTTGAACCAGTTAACCCACTCTCTGGCTTTGGGAGTGATCCTTCTGGTAACATGAAGACTCAGCGCAGAGGAAGTCAGCCATCTACTCCTCGTCTGTCTCCTACATTTCCTGAGAGCATAGAACACCCACTTGCTCGGAGGGTTAGGAGCGACCCACCTAGTACAGGCAACCATGTTGGCCTTCCAATATACATCCCTGCTTTTTCTAATGGTACCAACAGTTACTCCTCTTCCAATGGTGGTTCCACCTCTAGCTCACCTCCAGAATCAAGACGAAAGCACGACTGTGTGATTTGCTTTGAGAATGAGGTTATTGCTGCCCTAGTTCCATGTGGCCACAACCTCTTCTGCATGGAATGTGCCAACAAGATCTGTGAAAAGAGAACGCCATCATGTCCAGTTTGCCAGACAGCTGTTACTCAGGCAATCCAAATTCACtcttaactatatatatatacataaatactatATCTCTATATGGACTCGTAAAGGCATGGGTATAATGGTACCCCCCAGTAAACTTCCTAATGATTTCTTATGACTGTTATCAGGCTTTATTGGGATTAGGCTAAAGTTGTTAGTAAACTTATAAAAGGCTGCTATGGTAACACTAAACCTAAGTGGTCTCTTGTCTATTAGTTTGGTTTGAATTATTAATACTATCCTGTAGACCCAGAGACATAGTTTATATAAGAATTGCTAAAGCTGAAGTCCAACTTGGCTGAGTGAAGATAATCATAGGTTGTGTGAGCCTATGAGAAAAGTGTATACGTCTAAGATTTCAAAACAGTGGGTCCCAAAGCCTAACCACTTTAAGAGTTTATGGAGGGTACTTGGCATTACAGACGATTCATACACTTCCAGTGCTGCCTTCTTTACACTGCCAGTTTTGACAaaacaggtttgtttgttttttattttacaacaaCTTATGCCTAATTCTGCAGGATTGCAAGTAACTTTTTAATGCATTGTGATTACTTATTGGTAATAATAGGGCTGATGGCAGTTTACTAGATCACTGGTTATAATTTGGGACAAAAACTGCTACATTGACTTTCATCTCGCCCAGAGTGCTCAAGGCTGGTATGATCAGTGGATCAGGAATGCTGAATTCCTGCCCATTGCCTCTCTTGGTGAATGTGGAAGTGGCCACCTTGGTTTTCCCATATCAGGAAGGGCTTTGGGATGGCACCTATATTGGCTAACAATTGAGGATGCGAACATTCCATTCATTAGTGTGCTCGAGCTGTTAGTTTTTAGACTATAGATCAAAATGTGAAACATTTTATGTTCAATCCATATTTGTCTTgcacattataaatatatttttattttttagtaattcaggggagggaggaaggggaaagggataATGATGCCCTTGGCATAATTCATAAAAGCAGCTGTGACAACCTCCAATCAGTTTACTTCATTTCAAAACTATTTCCAATCACAaggaaagatttatttaaaatacactcGTACATTTCACCTGTGGATGTCTATAACTTCATCCTCAGTATGTTCCCAAATCTGTGCTGGCATTGAAAGGACAAAACATTATACTGGTGGGTTTTTCTACTAATTATTTTTTGAAGCATTATTTTCCCAACACAAAAGAGCTTTTTTCTCGGTATAATGAAAATTGAAATCCTATGTGTATTCAATAGTAAatagacaaattttattttttatttccacttgAAGAGTTACATTTCGTATAAAAGTTTACAAATAAcggtttttattttgattttttcagTATAAAAAAAGTTGCCTTGATGGCATATTATGATGTAATGCTAATTGCTTGTAGGATAGTAAATGTCAGTATTGAAACCTAATCTCTAGCTGCCGTCTTGTAGATATGAACGAATGTTCACCAagcatgtattttgtattttgttgcaTTGTACACTGCAACTAATAAGCCAAGGAATCGACATATATTAGGTGCGTGTACTGTTTCTAAAAACCACAAACTAAGAATGATAAATTATCAATATAGTTTAGTATTTGCTAATTTTACTACACTCTTTTGTTATGTATATGTAGGGAAGTCATAGGGATTATAAATTCAATTtgagtaaaatttaaaaccatatattttatgataaagGGCCTTTAACTTAAGATGGCCAAAGCACTGATATTATATATTTGCTGTAAAGAGAattataagagttttatttttctgatattaaaaGTTACTTAATAAAGACTTGTTTCCATTAACTTGAATGTATTCTCCTTGGTGTGTTTCATATAATCATCAGTTTATACTAGAAGATTAGTTAACagaattgaaaattttcttttatagactCCCTGTTCCCCAACCAGCTATCTCTGCTCACTCTTGttgttattttatgtgtgtgtgctctTGGTTTTGAGTGTGTCGCTTATGTTCCTGTCCaagtttagtttttttctttacgTGAGTGTTACATTACAGTAAATTGGGAATTGGGCTGGTTGTAGATTTAATTGCATATTTGTGTAGTTGACCACAACCACTAGTGATCTAATTGTGAATAGTAAGTGACTTTCTTTTATACATCGTTACTTGAAATCCTGAATTCAACTTAAATTCCACTTGGTTTGCATCCTTTGTTTatggatttttgtctttttattaccaAATCTGTAAAACAAGTTCTTTTCTAATACAAAAGCACCAGTTTACCTTTCAAGAAAAACTACCTTCtgaaaagttgacaaaaatatttctccatttatgaaATTGATTTGATACAGATTGAAGTaaatcattgacttttttttaaaaaaaagcaagaataaagacatttctaagataattttaaagaaactaaaattctattctctttttgttttgttttttttttttgagatggattctcgttctgtcacccggcctggagtgcagtagctcactcggctcactgcaacctctgccccttgggttcaaatcagcctcccgagtagctgggattacaggcacacaccaccacgcccagttaataatttttgtatttttagtagagatggggtttcaccatgttggccaggctggtctcaaattcctgaccctaagtgatccgcccaccttgacctcccaaagtgctgggactacaggcgcgagccactgtgccctgcctctaTTTATTCGTAATACTTAGACGTATCACATATCCATACCAAGGCTTCACTGTGGGTTTTGGACAAATTCTTAGGCTGTGGTAGACTTGCAAACATAGATTCAATAATGGGCAAGATCATCGTTCTAGAATTGTTGGGCAGAGTTACTTTGTCAACTTTAGGTTAGCCTCCGGAAGTATTAGTCTAATTATTCGGTTGTGTTACACTATTTGTACAATTCCTGTTTAGATTGGATAACttgtgaaatgaattaactttTAGCTAATGCTAGGTCAAAATCTTTCAGGGGGCCTTGAAAATAATCTCTATTTTAGAAGCTTTCCTTGTCCCAGAGTAAGCCAAAACT includes these proteins:
- the MEX3C gene encoding RNA-binding E3 ubiquitin-protein ligase MEX3C, whose protein sequence is MPSGSSAALALAAAPAPLPQPPPPPPPPPLPPPSGGPELEGDGLLLRERLAALGLDDPSPADPGAPALRAVAAAAQGQARRAAGLSPEERAPPGRPGAPEAAELELEEDEEEGEEAELDGDLLEEEELEEAEEEDRSSLLLLSPPAATASQTQPIPGGSLGSVLLPAAGFDAREAAAAAAAAGVLYGGDDAQGMMAAMLSHAYGPGGCGAAAAALNGEQAALLRRKSVNTTECVPVPSSEHVAEIVGRQGCKIKALRAKTNTYIKTPVRGEEPIFVVTGRKEDVAMAKREILSAAEHFSMIRASRNKNGPALGGLSCSPNLPGQTTVQVRVPYRVVGLVVGPKGATIKRIQQQTHTYIVTPSRDKEPVFEVTGMPENVDRAREEIEMHIAMRTGNYIELNEENDFHYNGTDVSFEGGTLGSAWLSSNPVPPSRARMISNYRNDSSSSLGSGSTDSYFGSNRLADFSPTSPFSTGNFWFGDTLPSVGSEDLAVDSPAFDSLPTSAQTIWTPFEPVNPLSGFGSDPSGNMKTQRRGSQPSTPRLSPTFPESIEHPLARRVRSDPPSTGNHVGLPIYIPAFSNGTNSYSSSNGGSTSSSPPESRRKHDCVICFENEVIAALVPCGHNLFCMECANKICEKRTPSCPVCQTAVTQAIQIHS